A window of Dehalococcoidales bacterium genomic DNA:
GGGGCATCCCGATACCTTCGATGAGGGCTATCGGGACGGGATGGTCAGGTATCCGCACGGCTACGGTGTTGCCCCCGGCGTTGACGATATCGGGGACGGTACCGGACGCAGGCAGCACTATCGTGAGGGCTCCGGGCAGGAAGCTGTCGATTAAGCGGCAGGCAACCAGTGGTAGCTGCCCGGCCAGTTCGGCTATTTGTGATACGTTTGCCACCAGCAGGGGAAGTGCCATGCCCTGCGGTCGCTGTTTGGCCTGAAACACACGCTCCACAGCACGGGGAATGCTCATACCGGCGCCCAGACCATATACGGTATCGGTAGGATAGGCAACTATTCCTCCCTGCCGGAGGATGATAACAGCCCTTTCAATTTGCTGCTGTACATCCGGTGAGAACCT
This region includes:
- a CDS encoding L-threonylcarbamoyladenylate synthase gives rise to the protein MRFQEGTGPMLHRFSPDVQQQIERAVIILRQGGIVAYPTDTVYGLGAGMSIPRAVERVFQAKQRPQGMALPLLVANVSQIAELAGQLPLVACRLIDSFLPGALTIVLPASGTVPDIVNAGGNTVAVRIPDHPVPIALIEGIGMPLVGTSANVSGQPSPLTAAEVHSQFGDKVDMVIDEGGRCTGRESTIVDLTGEKPVVLREGAISTEALRQVCGSITTG